In Mycolicibacterium gadium, the genomic window GGACGCGTGGCGCGAGGGTGACACGTTCGTCGTCGAATTGGACCTTCCCGGCGTCGACCCCGACTCGCTGGATCTCGACGTCGAACGCAACGTGCTCACCGTGCACGCCAAACGCCCCGCTCTCGACAGCGAGCGCGAAATGGTTGCGGCGGAACGCCCACGAGGTGTCTTCAGTAGGCAGCTGTTTCTTGGCGAAACGCTCGACACCGAACGGATCGAGGCCGACTACAGCGGCGGTGTTCTCCGGCTGACCATCCCGGTGGCGGAGAGGGCGAAGCCGCGAAGGATCCAGATCTCCACCCGCGACGAGAAGAAGTCCGTCAACGCGTGACATCGGGTGGTGAGCGACGTGCCAACGAGCATTGCATGGACAGTCGAGCCACTCGTCGAAGCCGAAGCGGTCGTCGAGGCTGAGTGGATACGCATTCTCGAGGAGCAGAGCGCGGACCCGAACGACGCGATAACCCGTGAGAGGCCCGCGCTTCGGCGAGTTCCGATAGGCACCGCGGTGGCGGCGGCCACTGACCCGCGCCCGGGCCTCGGTCTCTCGGCGGGCGGGTGCGCGGTGGCACCAAGACAACGAGGGCAGGCGCGCGTGTGGCCTACCCAGAGATCGCCTCCGCACCCCGGGTGCGACGGTGTTTCTCAATGTGTCAGGACTATCAGGGAGGTGATGCTTTTCCGAAGTCTCCGAACAATTTCGAACAAGTTCAGCCAAGCCGCCCAGGTCTCATGAACGTCGAATCGCACAGACCGACAGACGCCGGTCACGGCGACCTGCCATCGACATGGCATTGACACGCGCGGCGGCTACGACACCAACGCCCAATCTGAGTGGCGGGGCCGGGAACCCCCGGCCCCGCTTCAGACGCTTTCTCATGCAGGAGAATGCGGTGAACACCGAAGATCCGTACGCCGTGCTGGGAGTGTCGCCCGGCGCGTCGCAGGCCGAAATCGTCCGTGCGTTTCGTGCCCGGTTGCTCGCGACTCACCCCGACACGCGCGACCCCATGTCGGCACAGGGAGCCGACACCCGTTTGCAACAGGTGCTGGCCGCCTACTCGAGGCTGCGCACCCACGCCCCGGCCGCCGCACCGCAGCAACCTACGGTCACCTCTGGCCCAGTGAACATCACTGTCAGACATCATGATTCCGGTGAGGCCCCGACGCGCGACCCGACGCCGCCGCTTCGGGCCGGGCCGGTACGTCGGCACCGTTGACGCGCGGGCCCTGCTGCCGACGGCTGCTGGGGTCAGCTCACGCCAGTGCGTGCGCTCCACTCAGGCGTACGTTCCCGCGTCGCCTCGGCGAGTGCCTTGCGGGTGTCGTCGGCGTTGAAGTCTTTGCCGTACACCGGTGTTCCCGGTTGCTGACGCCACGACTCGGATACCGGACCGGCGTTCACCGGCTCGAAGCCGAGGCGATCGACGATGCCGTGAATCAACTCGCGGCCGGGGCCGTCCTCTCCCGCGATGGGCAGTGCGATTCGGTGAGGTGAGCCGGTCGGACGGCCGCTCTCGAGCAGGTGCTTCCACCAGATCCCGTTGAACACCTTGTACACCGGCGCGCCGATTTCCTCTGCGACCCAGGCGCTTTCGACCTGACCATCCTCGATCGCCGCGATCTCGCCGTCTCGCTGTTGCGGGTAGTAATTGTTCGTCTCGATCACCGGGGCGCCCGGTCTGCGGGCGTCAACGATTCCGTCGGCAAGGTCGGGAACGTTCCTTTGCGGAATGCTGATCACGACGAGGTCGGCATCGGCCGCCGCGTCCTTGGCCCACACCGCCGTCGCGCCGGTCTCCTTCTCCAGGTCGGCGAGGGTTTCCGGAGAGCGCGAATTCGCCACGTTCACGTCGAAGCCGAGTTCGCGAAACCGTCGCACCAATGTGCCGCCGATATGACCCGCCCCGATGATTCCGATCTGCATGACGACCTCCGTGTGGTTGCGACTCTTGTGGGCGCAACGGAGGGCACGTGCTCGCTATTCCGCATCTCGCCGCCGATCACTCGTCGGGGTCGTCTCGCAGGGACTCCGCGACGCTTCGCAGTGCGGTTGCGGCGTCGGAAAGCGAGCGCACGGTCGAGACGGCCTGGGGCGCCAGCCTGGTCAGCGGCCACAACGCCGCTCCGGTGACCAAGCTGAAGACGCCTTGAGCTATCGACTCCGGGACGCTTGGGGGGTCCATCAGATCGTTCTCGGCAAAGGGACCTGCGTCGGCTGATGTCATGGTGGGGGTGAACTTGCGGAGCGACCGGCCCACGGTGCGCAACGAATCGACAGCGGCGAGAAGTGAGCCGCGGCTGGTGATTTCGGCACGGAGATCTTCGACGGAGACGCCGAGATGTTCCGCCAGCAGATCGTCTCTCGCGTAGGTGATCTCACCGGCGATCACCTCGTGGCCGCTCACACCAGGCACCGCTTCCAGAGCCACGTCACATTCGCTGTCGAAGCCCAACGACCGATTGTTGAGATTGGACGACCCGATCCGCAGCAGGCGGTCATCGATCACCATCACCTTGGAGTGGACGTAGACCGGAACACCGCCGGCGGCCACCGGCCAGTACACACCCAGGCGACCGTGAGTGTCCGCGTCCCACAGCAGCCGAAGCAGGCGCTGCCTCGCGCTGTCCATCGATTGCTGCTCCAGCCTGCTCTCAGAACTTCGCGGCAGGATGATGATGATCTCCGGCCCTTCGGGTTTCACCAGTTGCGCGGCGAGCGCCCGGGCCAACCTGCGTGCAGCCAGATACTGGTTCTCCAAATAGATGACGTCCTTGGCAGCAGCGACAGCGGCCAGATTGAGTGCCTCGACCTCTCTGACCTCCTCGCGTTCCGATAACGCGGGCAGCGTTCGTGCAATGCCGATGTCGACGTCACGCAACAGCCCCACGACAGCGGGCGGCCAGATATCGCGCCGTGCCGCGATCGGCTCGAGTAGCTCGCCGGTGGCGGCGTGCCAACGGTCGCGCGCCTGCTCGGCGAGGGCGCCTGCCGCGTCACCGTCACAGACCGTCGCCACTTCGTGCCGCGGTCCATAGGGTTGCCCCGCTCCTTTCCTGCGCGGGTCGTCACCCAGGTGCATCCGCGTGTCCCAGCGTCCAAGAGTGAGGTCGATGCCGCCGCAGAATGCGATGGCATCATCGGCGACGACGATCTTCTGATGGTGGACCGCGCCGGGCGGGTGTGCGCCGTCGACCGCAAAGTGCATGCGGGGTGGGGTGATCACATTGAGCAGGCCGACCGGTGCAATACCGAACCAGAATCCGTCGAAGGCGGGCAGCAACCGCAGATTCGACTTGAGCAGATAGACCCGCAGGTCCGGCCGCCGCCATACCAGCCAGTGCAGGAAGGTCCCGAGGTGATTGGGGCCGGGCAGCGATTTCTTGTCGGCCTCGAAGGCGGTCCGGTAATCGAAATCCCAGCCGATCAGCATGATGCGGCGCCTGGCGCGCAGCATCGCCGACTTCACATCGGCGAGGTAATCGGCACCGTCGACGATGCGGCTGAAGCGATCCGAGCGGGCGGTGCGCCAGCAGGTTTCGCCGGGCCTCAGAATGCGATCGGGTGGTTCAGACCGTCTGTCGCTCATGGAACGTCCTCACGCTGCCGTTCATCCCGCACGGTCAGAATCGTCGCTCGGCACGTCGCACCGCGTCGACGACCTCGGCATTACCGCTGAATTCGACGCGTATGTCGTTGCGGCCGAAGGCGAATAGCAGCAACTCGCCGGGGGCGCCGGTGACCGTGACCCCAGGGCCTGTCCCGAACCGCGCGAGCACGGCACCGTCCGTCTCGAGGAGTGCGACCCGTGCGGGCACGCCCGGCATGAGGACTGGCGCGAAAAAACGCGTCAGGCGCCGGAGCGCTCCGACGGTGCCGTCATCGAGCGCTCGAGGTGTCCACCCGCCGGCGGCGCGACGAACGTCTTCGTGATGGACAAACATTTCGTGGATGTTGGCGACGCGGTCGAGCCAGCGCAGCGGCGAGTAGGGGGGCGGGCCGGACGCCAATCGATCGACCAACTCAGGCCAGCTGTGGCCGGCGGCGATCTGCGTTTCGATGCGATGTCGTCGCTCGGCGAACCGCGGCACGCCGATGCCCAACAGAGCGTCCGGTCGCCGCTCGCGGGCGATTAGGTGCGCGACGAGCTGTCGAGTTGTCCACCCCGGGCACACGGTCGGTGCGTCGGGGCCGACCGTCCGCAGGGTATGGACCAGTGCCGCGCGTTCTTCGCTGGCGACCGACATTGTCCGACCTTAACCGCTCGCCGCGGGCCCTTCGGGGGACGTCGACTCCGCTCGGCCGATTCACCGAGAGGTCGTGACCTCCACCACGTTGCCGGTGAACCCGCTTGCTTGCGCGCAAGCAAGGCGATACCGTCGCAGCATCAGCCAGTACCGATCAGGAGTCGAGATGACAGTCGAGCCGACCAGCCCCGCCCCGCTTGCCACCCAGCGTTTCCCTGGCGAGTTCGTGTACTTCGACGTCAAGGACAAGCCCTTCGCCGGCGCCCTGACCGCACGCTTGTCCAAGCTCGCGGGTGTCGACGTGACACTCGATGATGACCTAGCCGATGCGATGGGTCGCAGCCTCGATGCCGGCGACCGGCTCGGCGACGCGTGGTACGCGGATGCCCGCAGCCGCGGGTCGGTCCGCGCGGCGCGCGAGGAGTTCAACACCGCCCTCGAGCACGGAGTCGACGCCGTCACGGATCCGTCGCCGGCGCTGATCGCGTTGTTCGACCAGATCAACACCGAACCGGATTGGCTGGACTGGGACCTTCTCGATCGCGGCGCGCGAGTCTTTCGGCGGTACGGGAAAGAGCTCTACCCCTATTTCGGCATGGCGACGTTCTCGGGCTACCGAACGCCATCGGTGACCAAGCCGCTCATCCTGACCGGCGCCTACACCGGCAACTCCGCCCTCAACAGATTCTGGGAGACCTGCAAGCACTGGACGGACACCAGCGAACCCGACGGCATGCGACGCGATAACCCCGGTTACCTGACGTCGCTGCGAGTGCGGCTGCTGCACTGCATGATCCGGTCCCGGATCGTCGGTCACGCAGAGTGGGACCGTGCCCGGTTCGGGGTGCCCATCAGTCAGTTCAACATGTTCAGCACGCTGATGGCCGGCTCGGTGATTCCCGGTCATGACCTGAAACGTCTGGGCTACCGCACCAGCGACGACGACATCGTGGCGCTCATGCACCTGCAGCGCTACATCGGCTACGTGATGGGCGTCGACCCGCCGTGGTACCCGGAGTCGATCGAGGACGGTTATCGAGCGATGCGGTTGATCGCGCTGGCGCAACGCACCAGCGACGACGACGACAGTCGCGCTCTGTGCTGGTCGTTCATGGACACCTACAAGCCCCCGGCGGACTCCAGAGGTGTGAAGCGGCTGGCCGCCGAGCTCAACTACCGCGCCCAGCTAGGTCACGCGTACTTCTACACGCCCGCGTCCTACACGAAGTCAGGGTTCCCGCCGGTCGGGCCGTGGCGTTACGCTCCGCTGGCGCGCTTCGTGCCGAACTTCATCAGAGAGACGGCGTGTCAACATGTTCCGGCTATCGCGCGCCGAATCGATGATCGGCACCGGGCGTGGCGCCGCGCGGAGAACGCGCGCACGCTCGGCACCGGCCGGGGCAGCTTCAGCCCAGTCGAGACGCTTTCGCGCTAGCGTCGACACCGTGGTCGGGCCCAGGGAAGCGGCGCGTCGGAATCAGATTCTCGAGGTGGCCACAACGCTGTTCGCTCAGCAGGGATACCGCGAGACCAATCTGGCGCAGATCGCCGACGAACTCGGCTTCCGGCGCCAAGCGGTCTACCACTACTTCCGTGCCAAAGACGACATTCTCTATGAGCTGATCGCCGAGGCGGGGGAGGCGATGACGTCATCGGCGGGCCCCATCTTCGACTCCGACAGCTCGCCGGAAGTGAAACTGGCCGAGCTCGTGCGCAATCACGTCCGGGTGGTGTCGTCTGACCCGAGCCGGTTCCGTATCCAGTTCAACGAACTCAACAAGTTGAGTGGCGATCGCGCCAAACCGCTGCAGGACGGGATCTCGGCATACATTCACCGGATCGCCGACGTCATCCAGGACGGTCAGCGCGCAGGCGTGTTCTTCGACGGCCCGCCCACATCGCTGGCATTACTGATCATCGGGATGTGCAATTCGACGACCGAATGGCGCGACGGCGCGCGGACGAAGGCGTCAGTCGACGAGATCGCCGACAACGCAGCCCGTCTGGCGGTCGTCGGACTCACCGGGACGCGCGGCTGAACGCGCCGGCTTCGTCTATCCCGGTTGCGCGAACTCATCGCCCCAACCGGCGTTCGTCACCACCTCCGCGAACGTGAGTCGGTGCGCGTCATTGACGAGCTGGTGGACATGGGCGGGGAATGAAAACGGCGGAGCCTTCATCGGATTGGCTTGAGTGCCGCGGGCGATAGCCTGGGTGATCGCGAAGCCGAGGTTGTGTCTGGCCCATGCCGCGAGGACGCGATCAGCGAAACCCTTGGGTAGACGGTCCCGCTGTGAGCCTGCGACATCGAGGTCAATCCCGCTGTGGCAGACGGCTTGTTCGGTACCGAAACGGTGCCCCAAGCCGATGCTGGTGTGCAGCGCAATCGACTGCCACACCGTCGTCACTCGGTCGTCGGTGAGGCCCTGCTCACGGAGGAACCGCGCTGCGGCATCGGCGCCTTCGACTTCGAATCGCTGATCGCCGGCTCCGTACTTCGTGAGGCCGAGGTCATGCAGAACCGACGCGAGGAACACGACCTCTTCGTCATAGTCGACGCCGCCGCGCAATCCGTCAGCAGCCGCCAGTTCCCGAGCGAACAGATAGCTGCGCACGCAATGGTTGTGCAGGAAGTCTGGCGAGACGTCGGAGGCCAGCTCGACCGCCGCAGCGCAGACTGTTGAATCGGGCAAGCCCCACTGTGCCGTGTCGGTGGTTACGTGATCGGTCATACCGCCACGGTGCCCCCACCGAAACATATGCGCCAGTTCCTATGTGGCCAACAAGCGCCGGATTCCGGACATCTCGCTCGGTCGCGGTTGCATTCTAGGCGAAGAATCGCCGCAACTGATCAGCGATGACTCGGGGATTGCCGCCGGAATCTTGTGCGCCGCCGTGATTGAGCCCCGGAAGTTCGATGCGCGTCGCCGCGGGCAACACGCTTTGCAACGCGTCGAGGGTGCCGGTGAAAAGTGTGGGAGCGCCTGTGCCGCAGAGAAGTAGAACGTCGGCGGTCACGTTCTGGTAGTCGTCGAGGAGGGTGCCTTCGGTCGACTTGACGACGTTCAACTCCTCTTTCCACGCGATGATCAAGTCACGCAGCGAGGCGTCGTCGCCGGTGACCCTCTTGGCGTCGGCCCACAGGATCGCCCGGCAGATCAGCGGCTGAGTCATGATCGTGCCCAACAGACGAAGCGGCGCGGCGACCTGCTGTACCCGGGGGTCGCCGTCGGCGGCACCCTTGGCCAGACTCGCCATCGCGTCGGCGATGTCGCCGCTGTCCACGAGACGCTGCCCACGGTCGATGGTGGTCTTGAACTTGTCGAGGTCCGGCTGTCCGACGAACAGGACCGGTTCGAAGACAGCGACTT contains:
- a CDS encoding Hsp20/alpha crystallin family protein yields the protein MLMRTDPFRDVDRLAQQVLGTAARPAVMPMDAWREGDTFVVELDLPGVDPDSLDLDVERNVLTVHAKRPALDSEREMVAAERPRGVFSRQLFLGETLDTERIEADYSGGVLRLTIPVAERAKPRRIQISTRDEKKSVNA
- a CDS encoding J domain-containing protein, with the translated sequence MNTEDPYAVLGVSPGASQAEIVRAFRARLLATHPDTRDPMSAQGADTRLQQVLAAYSRLRTHAPAAAPQQPTVTSGPVNITVRHHDSGEAPTRDPTPPLRAGPVRRHR
- a CDS encoding NADPH-dependent F420 reductase, yielding MQIGIIGAGHIGGTLVRRFRELGFDVNVANSRSPETLADLEKETGATAVWAKDAAADADLVVISIPQRNVPDLADGIVDARRPGAPVIETNNYYPQQRDGEIAAIEDGQVESAWVAEEIGAPVYKVFNGIWWKHLLESGRPTGSPHRIALPIAGEDGPGRELIHGIVDRLGFEPVNAGPVSESWRQQPGTPVYGKDFNADDTRKALAEATRERTPEWSARTGVS
- a CDS encoding phospholipase D-like domain-containing protein, with amino-acid sequence MSDRRSEPPDRILRPGETCWRTARSDRFSRIVDGADYLADVKSAMLRARRRIMLIGWDFDYRTAFEADKKSLPGPNHLGTFLHWLVWRRPDLRVYLLKSNLRLLPAFDGFWFGIAPVGLLNVITPPRMHFAVDGAHPPGAVHHQKIVVADDAIAFCGGIDLTLGRWDTRMHLGDDPRRKGAGQPYGPRHEVATVCDGDAAGALAEQARDRWHAATGELLEPIAARRDIWPPAVVGLLRDVDIGIARTLPALSEREEVREVEALNLAAVAAAKDVIYLENQYLAARRLARALAAQLVKPEGPEIIIILPRSSESRLEQQSMDSARQRLLRLLWDADTHGRLGVYWPVAAGGVPVYVHSKVMVIDDRLLRIGSSNLNNRSLGFDSECDVALEAVPGVSGHEVIAGEITYARDDLLAEHLGVSVEDLRAEITSRGSLLAAVDSLRTVGRSLRKFTPTMTSADAGPFAENDLMDPPSVPESIAQGVFSLVTGAALWPLTRLAPQAVSTVRSLSDAATALRSVAESLRDDPDE
- a CDS encoding TIGR03085 family metal-binding protein, which encodes MSVASEERAALVHTLRTVGPDAPTVCPGWTTRQLVAHLIARERRPDALLGIGVPRFAERRHRIETQIAAGHSWPELVDRLASGPPPYSPLRWLDRVANIHEMFVHHEDVRRAAGGWTPRALDDGTVGALRRLTRFFAPVLMPGVPARVALLETDGAVLARFGTGPGVTVTGAPGELLLFAFGRNDIRVEFSGNAEVVDAVRRAERRF
- a CDS encoding oxygenase MpaB family protein; the encoded protein is MTVEPTSPAPLATQRFPGEFVYFDVKDKPFAGALTARLSKLAGVDVTLDDDLADAMGRSLDAGDRLGDAWYADARSRGSVRAAREEFNTALEHGVDAVTDPSPALIALFDQINTEPDWLDWDLLDRGARVFRRYGKELYPYFGMATFSGYRTPSVTKPLILTGAYTGNSALNRFWETCKHWTDTSEPDGMRRDNPGYLTSLRVRLLHCMIRSRIVGHAEWDRARFGVPISQFNMFSTLMAGSVIPGHDLKRLGYRTSDDDIVALMHLQRYIGYVMGVDPPWYPESIEDGYRAMRLIALAQRTSDDDDSRALCWSFMDTYKPPADSRGVKRLAAELNYRAQLGHAYFYTPASYTKSGFPPVGPWRYAPLARFVPNFIRETACQHVPAIARRIDDRHRAWRRAENARTLGTGRGSFSPVETLSR
- a CDS encoding TetR/AcrR family transcriptional regulator, coding for MVGPREAARRNQILEVATTLFAQQGYRETNLAQIADELGFRRQAVYHYFRAKDDILYELIAEAGEAMTSSAGPIFDSDSSPEVKLAELVRNHVRVVSSDPSRFRIQFNELNKLSGDRAKPLQDGISAYIHRIADVIQDGQRAGVFFDGPPTSLALLIIGMCNSTTEWRDGARTKASVDEIADNAARLAVVGLTGTRG
- a CDS encoding HD domain-containing protein, with protein sequence MTDHVTTDTAQWGLPDSTVCAAAVELASDVSPDFLHNHCVRSYLFARELAAADGLRGGVDYDEEVVFLASVLHDLGLTKYGAGDQRFEVEGADAAARFLREQGLTDDRVTTVWQSIALHTSIGLGHRFGTEQAVCHSGIDLDVAGSQRDRLPKGFADRVLAAWARHNLGFAITQAIARGTQANPMKAPPFSFPAHVHQLVNDAHRLTFAEVVTNAGWGDEFAQPG
- a CDS encoding alpha/beta fold hydrolase, coding for MPGAYEKHFVASKDGTKLGFRQLGHGPGIVLQHGGALGSQHYMKLAGALAEEFTVYLPDRRGRGMSGPYGPHYCIEREDEDLAAIIAATGAENVFGAADGGLFALHASMSVPAIRKVAVFEPVLFVGQPDLDKFKTTIDRGQRLVDSGDIADAMASLAKGAADGDPRVQQVAAPLRLLGTIMTQPLICRAILWADAKRVTGDDASLRDLIIAWKEELNVVKSTEGTLLDDYQNVTADVLLLCGTGAPTLFTGTLDALQSVLPAATRIELPGLNHGGAQDSGGNPRVIADQLRRFFA